The window GTTCGTGGCGAATTGCCCGCACAAGGATGCGATCGCGATTGCCGAAATGGTATTCGGCATGCTGATCGCGCTCGATCGGCGATTACTTGAAGCATCGGCCGCAATGCGTGGCGGCACGCTTGCTGAAGCGCTGGCAGAAGATGCGACGGGACTCGCCGGGCGAACACTGGGGATGCTGGGTTTCGGACCGGTCGAATTGGCATTGGCAAAACGCGCCCGCGCATTTGGAATGAAGACCATCGCCTGGTCGCCGACGTTGACGCCGGAAGCCGCGGCAGAGGCCGGGATGGAATTCGGAGCCTGGCCGCGTGAAGTGGCCCGCCGCAGCGACATGGTGAGCATCTACGCTCCGGAACACGACCGGGATGAGATTCTCGTCGACGAAGTGTTTCTGCGAGATCTGCGCAAGGGGGCCTATCTGGTGTACACCGGTTCGCCGGTGGCGCTCGACCAGGATGCGCTCATTGAAGTGGCCCAGGAGCGAGAACTGCGTGTGGCGTATGACTTGTTTACGCCGCAGATTCCCACCAGCAACGCCGGGCGGTTTCAGTCGCGGTTGCAGGCGTTGCAGAACGCAATCGGCACCAACCACCTGGGTGACCGCACACAGCAGGCGGTCGAGGCCACGGCGATGGAAGTCGTGCGAATTGTGCGCAGCTTCCTGGTCACGGGTGAACTGGTAAACTGCATCAATCTGGTCGAACACAGCCCAGCCACGTGGCAGCTTGTGCTGCGGCTCGAGGACACGGTGGGCGTGCTGGCCTCGATTCTGGACCATATTCGAGCCGATGGGATCAACATCGAAGAGATGGTCAGCCGGGTCTTCACGGGGGCCCGGGCCGCATGGTGCCTAATCGCCCTCGACGAACGCCCCAGCACCGACGCGCTGGACGCTATTCGCGAGCTTCGCGGTGTGCTACACTTGGAGCTTCGAGCCCTGATTTGACGGACGGGCCGGCGAATTGGCCTGCCCAAGCAACCTTCCGGGCGCTCGGCAGTACAAGACTGAACACGACCTTCATCAAGACAGGAATAGACGCGGATATGTTCACACGGCTCGCAGCGATCCTCGTGGTTCTCGTGACGTTTTCGGCGGTCGGCGCGCAGGAGCCGGCGGCTTCGGCCGATCCGCTGGCCAGCCTCAAAGCGGAGCTGACGGTTGAACGCGAGGTCTACTACCCCGGGCAGCCGCTGAACGTCCGCTTTACGCTGTTTAATCCGACTGACGAAGCGATCGACGTGCCCTTGCCGCCGGGAACAGACGTCGGCGACGCCGTTACGTTGCCGCTGCGGCTGATTACCGGAACCTCGGCCGAACCGTCGCTGTGGCTGGCATACGAGGACGAGCGGGCGATTCCGTTTGGGACGAGTTCGCTTGAAACGGACGACGGCAAGACCGGCGCACTGCGGCTTGAAGCACACACGGCGGTGGGTCGGGCGCTCGACCTGGCGGCCCTGCAACGCGGCCTGCGTTACAGCGGTGAGTACCGCCTGACGTGGCAACCGCTGCACGCTCACGTTCCGGAAGTGACGCTGGATCTGCGGATCGAATCACGCAAAGACGTCGTCATGGTGACCGACTTCGGGAACATGACGTTCACGCTGATGTACGACGAGGCCCCGCGAAACGTCGAGAACTTCCTGGAACTGGTGCGCGACCGGTTTTACGACCGCAAGACGTTCCACCGCATCATTCCCGGGTTCATCCTTCAGGGCGGGTCGTCCGACGGGACCAACAAGGGCCTGCGGCCGGATGGCAAGCTGGTGCCCGGCGAGTTTCACGACGCGCCATTTGAAGTGGGCACGCTGGCGATGGCCCGCAAGCCGAGCGATCCCGATTCGGCCAGTTGCCAGTTCTTCATCAGCCTGGCTCGTAATCCGGAACTCGATACCGATTACACAGTGATTGGGCAGACCCGCGATGAGGAAAGCGTGCGGACCTTGCAGAAGCTGGCCGAACTGCCCACCAACAAGAAGGGCGAACCGCTACGCCCGGTACGCATTCGCGTCATGACGCTGGTAGACACGACCGCGGGCGGCCCCACCCGACAGATGAACGTCAACGAGCGATAGACGCCAGGGCTCACGTGATGGGCCCAACAAGCCCCCGCCCAGGACTTAACTATTCATTCCATCAGCGTGTGCCACTGCTTCAAGCAGTGCGACGCTACGTTGCTGAGGCAATCGCACTGCTTGAAGCCGTGGCACACGGGAACGGACGGCGCTACTTCTCCGCCTTCCAGTTCACGCTCATCATTTCGTAGAGATAGTGAATCGTTTCCTGCTTCTCTTCGCCTTCGTCGGCCACGATGTCGCCGATGGAGATGATGCCGGCCAGACGCTCGTCCGCGTCGACGACCGGCAAGTGGCGAATGCGACGGTTGCGCATGACTGCGCGGCATTCGTCGCGATTGGTATCCAGGTCGCAGCAGGCGACCGGCGACGTCATCACTTCGCGTACGAGCGTCTTTTCGGGATCGCGCGTGGCGGCCACGATTCGGCAGAGGACGTCACGTTCGGTGAAGATGCCTACCACCGTGGCGTCGCGCGTCACGACCACGGCGCCGATGTGGCGGTCGTTCATGAGGCGGGCGGCCTCGGCTACGTTGGTATCCCAGTCCACACTGACAACGTCGTGGCCCTTCTTGGTCAAAATGTCCTTGACGCTCGGCATTGCGATCATCTCCCTTCGGGCATTGGAAGGCCCTGCCGTTCGAAGAAATCGGCCGGCAGCGGCCGCGCAGCCTCGTGCTGCTTGATCAACGGTGCCAGGTACGACGCGGCGAATCTGCGTGAGGCCCAGCCCAGGTGCGTGCCATCGGCCCCGGCCCGTTTGAGCTGCTCGTCCCAGGCCATCTGGCGCAAGCGGGCGTCGTAGAGCTCTTGCGCCCAATCGCTGAGATCTTCGGGCAGGCGAAAGCCGACGGCCCCCGCTGATACGCCGTGTTCCCGATCGATCGGCCCGAAGAGCGACGTTCCGACTTTCAAAAAGCTTACGTCGTAGTCCGAATAGAAATTGCAGATTCCGTAGCGCGCCCGACACAACGCGGTTGTCAGATCGTATTCAGGGGATAGGGCCGGAGCAAGCAGGATCGCCATGTCGACCGATTCGCCCGGAGGAAGCTGCTCCAGCGCGAGCACCGCGACTCCCCCGCCGCCGGAATGCCCCACCAGATGGACCGGCCGGCCGGGATTGTGTTGGTGATATTCGACGATTCGCTCGGCGAGCAGGCGGGCCTGCTCGCGATTGCGCTGAAGATCGGTGAGATTGACGAGCAGATTGCCCGGAATCACGGAAGTCCAGTCGTAGATTTCAATCGCGGATGAAACGCCGCCGTCATCGAGCCCGCGAACGATGTTGCGGTTCCAGATGCTGCGGCCCTCGATGCCGGGCAGTACGAACACGACGCCACGGCGATAGCGTGCTTCGCTCGCGGTGGGCGTGCGGCAGCCTGGGGCGACGATAGCGAGAGCCAGGAGCGTTGCGGCGGCGAAAACGCGCAGTACGCGTGAATAAGTCGCAGAACGCGAGAAACACTGCTGAGCAGCAGCGGCATGCAACGGGCTGGTGTTTCGTGGAGTACGTCGTCTCGGCACGGATGTGTTCCCTGGCCCAGAACTCGAAAAGACGCAGTATGGGCATGGATCAGGCGGCGTCAATGGCCTGTGGAAATCAGGCACTTGATGCGCGGTAGCGGCGCCGGCTGCCGCGGTGAATTACGCCGGGCAAACTGGGAACAAACATGATTAGCACAGCGACGACGATCGCCGTGACGCCGGCGGCATAGACTGCACCACGGATGGAGATCACGCCGGTGCCGGCCCAGTAGTACAGGTGCAGCAAATAGAGCAGTTGCCCGGGCCAGGCGGCCAGCACGGCCGCCAGGCCGCGCACCCACCACACGTGCATGTTGCCGAGTTCGCGAATGTACGTCAGCAGAACCGCAGTCAGACCCAGTGTGAAAGCGTGAATGCCCAGGGCGTCGGCGCTGCCCAGGTCCTGGGCAAGGCCGATCAAGAACGCCGCAATGCGGGCATCGTGTGTCGGCGCGAAGAGCGAACATAGGAGTGCAAACGCCAGGAATAAATCGACAGCGGGAAAATCCAGAATGGACACTACCCCCACCTGAAGCAGGTAGGTGAAGAACAGCGCGATGGCAAAACCGCCCCAGGCCATGCAGTCGCCGCCTTTCGTCGCTCCTAGTAGGGGTTATACGGTTCGGGAACCTTGAACTGCCGGGCGGTCCCCAGAATCACGACCTTGTCCAGCCGTTCGTAACCAATCTGCAACTCAATCCGCTGCCCTTCGAGCCGCAGGTCATCGGGCCAGCGCAGCGGAAAACCGTAGTAGTAGCCGCCAATGGCCCGCTTCGTGACGCGGAAATTGCTGGCCTCGCGCTTGTTGAATTGCCAAACGTGGGCCAGTTCACGCTCGGGCGGCTGGTGCGGCTGCGTTCTGTGAAGTCGATAGACCCAGACGAAGATGGTACCGGGCACGAACGCGCCCTTCTGCGTCTGACCGGAAACGAAATAGACCGGAGCTTTGAAGCCGACCACGCGCGGACCATTGTACAGCCACGGATCCTGCGGCCAGTACTGGATGATCTGGACGATGTCGTCACGCTCCGGAATGCGGTTGGCATCGATCTCCGGATTGTTCTTGCGATCGGCCGCGGTACACCCGGCGCACCAGAGGACCAGCAGCGTGGCCGCCGCGACGGCCCCGGTCCGTCCCACCTGTTTGGTCCATAGCTGCATGGCTACCTCGCCTGCGTTCGCTCGGCCCAACGCTCGGAGCCGCCGGCGCAGGACATTGGGATTTCATACGAATCTGGATCGACGGCGTCGTGACGCTCGGCCTGAATTTGACGCGAGGCGTTGGACGAACGAACCGGCCCGTAGACCTCTTCGTCGTAGTCCTCTTCAACGTCCTCCGACTGGACCGGCTCGGCCGGGAACGGCCCGAGCATATCGTCTTCCGATTCGACCTTGAGCTGGTCCGCCTTGACCCGCAATTGGTTCATGAGCGGATGCGAGAGAATCTCCGGCGGGATGTAGCCAGTGCGGTCGCGTTCCTGAGCTGAGAGTTCGCGATAATCCTCAATGCTGCGAATGACACGCGGCGTGAGAATCACCAGCAGCTCGTTGCGGCTGGTATCCGTCGTCTCGTTGCGGAACAGCCAACCCAGGCCCGGTATGTCACCAACGACCGGAATCTTCTGCTCGCGGGTCTCGTCGCTGGTGGTGATCAAACCGCCCAGCACGACCGTCTCGTTGTCCTTGACCGTGACCATCGTTTCGGCTTCGCGGTCGAGGAAGATCGGCGACGTCAGGCCATTGCCGAGATCCACCGTCGAACTGGTGATGTCCGAAACTGTCTGATTGATCTCCAGCCGCACGTAGCCATCCGGGTTGATGTGCGGCGTCACCGTCAGCTCGATGCCGACTTCGCGGCGGCTGACGCTGGTCTGCACGATGCCCGTGCCGGTCACCGAGGTGCCCGAAGGATACGGCACGTCGTTGGTCACCTTGATGTAGGCTTCCTGGTTGTCCATCGCCACAATCTGTGGCCGCGAGAGCACCTGAAGATTGCCCTCGTTTTGCAGGGTGCGAATCAGGAAGTTGAAGTCGGCACCGGTGATCGTGAAGGTAAAACCGCCCAGACCGGAGCCCGCGGCACCGATGTCGGTTCCGCCGACGAAGTCGAACGTGTTCGTGTCGGTCGGGCCGGCCTTGGTGTATTGCAGGTCCTGGAAGGCAAACTCGACGCCCAGTTCGAGCGAGTTGTCGAGCGTGACCTCCACGATCAGCACCTGAATCATCACCTGCGGCGGCGGCTGGTCGAGATCGTGCACCAGTTCCATTACTTCCGATTCACGCCGCGGATCGAAACCGAGAATGATGCGGCCGGTATCTTCACTGGCGATCGCGACGATTTCGGCTTCCTGCCTGCGGGAGACAGAAATTTCATCCTGCAACTCGTCGAGCCGTTGCTGTTCGGCGTCGCTGTATTCCTTGACGGCTTGCTGGATGGCGAGCGCGTCGTTGTTGCCCGGTTCGTAGACCAACACCTTGCGATCGTCGATTGGCTGACTGTCGAGTTCGACGATCAGCTCTTCGACCAGATCGAGATAGCCGTCCGTACCGGCGGCGATGACCGCATTGGTACGCGTGTCGACCGTGAACGAAAGCTGCTGGCGCCCGCCGACGGCACTGTCGCCAAAGGTCAACTGGAGCTCTTGCGTATCTTGGCCGCTCTGCGTGGTCACGCTGCTGTCACTGCTGAAGAGCTCATCGAGCATATCGACCATTTCTTCCGCATCGGAGTTCCGCAGCCGGAAAACGCGGACGTTGGCCGAATCCGGCGGAATGTCCACTGCGGCGACCAGTGATTCCATCAGCGGAATCGACTCGGGCGGAGCGGTGATGATCAGCGAATTGGTCCGCAGATCGTCAATAACGACGATCTCCGTACGAAGCGCCTTCAGCGTCTCCACTCCCATCTCGGGATGTTCACGCTGGTAATACAGCATGACCTGGTGCAGTTCGTCGCTACTGCTGCCGCTGCTTGAGCCGTTGCCGACGCTGCCGGCCTTGCCTTCGAGCACACTGCGAAGCAGTTCGCCCGCGTCGGCGGCATCGGCTTGTCCCAGCTTGAAGATGCGCACGACGGCCCCAGCACCTTCGGCCTGGTTGATCTGGTTAACAAACTGCTCGATATCCTTCACCACGACCGGCGGGCCGATGGCAATGACCGAATTCGTGGCTTCGTCATGCGTAATCGTGAGATCGTCATCCGCCCCGCTCACACTGGTAGCGAAGAGATCCTCGGCACTTTGCGCGAGATCCTGGGCACTGCCCCGCGTAAGCGGAATGATGCGAACGACGCGGCCGGGCTCGGCCGGCCGGTCGAGCACCTGGATCCAGCGTTCGAGCATGACCATATCTTCGGCCGACGCCGCCAGAAGCAAGTTGTTGGAATATGGATCGGCGGCAACGTGAATCGGCGTGCCCTGCATCTGGCTGTCCTGCTCGCTGCGGGACTCGTCGATCATGTCGCGCAGAAGCTGGGCAATGTTCGCGGCACTGTTGAGCCGCACGGGCCGGACGGCAAACTGGACCGTGGGATCGAAAGCCTGATCGAGCTTGTCGATGAACGTGTTCGCCTCGTTCAGGTAGTCACGCGTGCCGGCCATCATCAATGCGTTGCTGCGTGCATCGGCGAAGACGAAGAGCACGTTTTCCTGACCGCTTTCGGTTACGTCCTGGTCGGCATCTTTCTTCTTGTCGAACAACTCTTGCAGCAGGCCGGCCAGTTTGGCAGCGTCCGCGTAATTGAGCCGACGAAACTCGCTGTCAACCACACTGTACGGCTCAGCCGCGTCGAGCTCGGCCGTGAGCTTCACAATGATGTCATGGACTTCGGGACTGGCAATGACGATCAGGCTGTTCGATCGATCATCCGCCTCGATGATGGCACTATCGCGAGCTTCATTCTCTGAAACACCAATCGCATCGAGCCGCTTGTCCAGCAGGTCTTCCAGTTTCTCCTGGATGTTCGCGGCCTGGAGGTTCTGCAACCGGATCACGTAGGACTTCATGTTGAGATCGGCGCTGGGCGTGTCGAGCTCCGTCACGAGGCCCGCCGCCAGCAGCACCGCGTCCTTGCGGCCGACGATGATGACCGTGTTGGTACGGGTGTCGTGGCTGACGACCAGGTTATACGGCAGCCCGCGGGCCGCGATGCCCGGCGGCACGGGGGGCATAACGCCCTGCTCCAGTCCGCCGCTGTCGCCTTCGGACGGGCGCTTCAACGCCGTCTTGGCTTCGTCGAAGACCTCTTCGATCAGGTCGGCCACTTCTTCGGCGGCGGCGTGATGCAAGATGATCGACTTGACCTCGACCTCGGCCCCGACCGGGAGCGAATCAAACAGCTCAACAATCGCCAGCAGGCTTTGCGTATTGGATTCGCTGGCGAAGATGATCAGCGAGTTCTTGGCCTTTTCCGGCATGAT is drawn from uncultured Ilyobacter sp. and contains these coding sequences:
- a CDS encoding NAD(P)-dependent oxidoreductase; its protein translation is MKILIGCEFPEPALAELRTLSENVVYKPGLAPKDLEKEILDTGILVVGRNRVTPEAISGAKSLQMIIRAGTNTTNIAIPEASDAGVFVANCPHKDAIAIAEMVFGMLIALDRRLLEASAAMRGGTLAEALAEDATGLAGRTLGMLGFGPVELALAKRARAFGMKTIAWSPTLTPEAAAEAGMEFGAWPREVARRSDMVSIYAPEHDRDEILVDEVFLRDLRKGAYLVYTGSPVALDQDALIEVAQERELRVAYDLFTPQIPTSNAGRFQSRLQALQNAIGTNHLGDRTQQAVEATAMEVVRIVRSFLVTGELVNCINLVEHSPATWQLVLRLEDTVGVLASILDHIRADGINIEEMVSRVFTGARAAWCLIALDERPSTDALDAIRELRGVLHLELRALI
- a CDS encoding peptidylprolyl isomerase, whose protein sequence is MFTRLAAILVVLVTFSAVGAQEPAASADPLASLKAELTVEREVYYPGQPLNVRFTLFNPTDEAIDVPLPPGTDVGDAVTLPLRLITGTSAEPSLWLAYEDERAIPFGTSSLETDDGKTGALRLEAHTAVGRALDLAALQRGLRYSGEYRLTWQPLHAHVPEVTLDLRIESRKDVVMVTDFGNMTFTLMYDEAPRNVENFLELVRDRFYDRKTFHRIIPGFILQGGSSDGTNKGLRPDGKLVPGEFHDAPFEVGTLAMARKPSDPDSASCQFFISLARNPELDTDYTVIGQTRDEESVRTLQKLAELPTNKKGEPLRPVRIRVMTLVDTTAGGPTRQMNVNER
- a CDS encoding CBS domain-containing protein; the encoded protein is MPSVKDILTKKGHDVVSVDWDTNVAEAARLMNDRHIGAVVVTRDATVVGIFTERDVLCRIVAATRDPEKTLVREVMTSPVACCDLDTNRDECRAVMRNRRIRHLPVVDADERLAGIISIGDIVADEGEEKQETIHYLYEMMSVNWKAEK
- a CDS encoding alpha/beta fold hydrolase, producing MHAAAAQQCFSRSATYSRVLRVFAAATLLALAIVAPGCRTPTASEARYRRGVVFVLPGIEGRSIWNRNIVRGLDDGGVSSAIEIYDWTSVIPGNLLVNLTDLQRNREQARLLAERIVEYHQHNPGRPVHLVGHSGGGGVAVLALEQLPPGESVDMAILLAPALSPEYDLTTALCRARYGICNFYSDYDVSFLKVGTSLFGPIDREHGVSAGAVGFRLPEDLSDWAQELYDARLRQMAWDEQLKRAGADGTHLGWASRRFAASYLAPLIKQHEAARPLPADFFERQGLPMPEGR